The Pseudomonas sp. R4-35-07 genome contains a region encoding:
- a CDS encoding MgtC/SapB family protein: protein MQAINNINLDSLVDTVVSLTAAFLLGGLIGFERQYRQRTAGLRTNVLVAVGAAIFVDMANRLGGAEGAVRVVAYVVSGIGFLGAGVIMREEGNVRGLNTAATLWASAAVGACAGVDLILEALLGTLFVLAANTLLRPIVNNINRQPLDVVSAEVTNILYVIARRSQQQAVMVLLEAELARCNYPASDVDVRPFGSEEVEIEATLAATSVDGDELDALVARISTSSLVVQAFWSPSTTD from the coding sequence ATGCAGGCAATCAATAACATCAACCTCGACTCTCTGGTGGATACCGTTGTCAGCCTCACGGCGGCGTTCCTCCTCGGCGGCTTGATCGGCTTCGAGCGCCAGTACCGCCAACGCACCGCAGGCTTGCGCACCAATGTGCTGGTGGCGGTCGGCGCAGCGATCTTTGTCGACATGGCCAATCGCCTGGGCGGTGCGGAAGGCGCGGTGCGCGTGGTCGCGTATGTGGTGTCGGGCATCGGCTTCCTGGGGGCCGGGGTGATCATGCGTGAAGAGGGCAATGTGCGCGGGCTCAACACAGCCGCCACCCTCTGGGCGTCGGCCGCAGTGGGAGCCTGTGCGGGGGTCGACCTGATCCTCGAGGCGTTGCTGGGGACGCTGTTCGTACTGGCCGCCAATACGTTGCTGCGGCCGATCGTCAACAACATCAACCGCCAGCCTCTGGACGTGGTGTCGGCCGAGGTCACCAACATCCTCTATGTCATCGCGCGGCGCAGCCAGCAACAGGCGGTCATGGTGCTGCTGGAAGCCGAGCTGGCGCGATGCAACTACCCGGCCAGTGATGTCGACGTAAGGCCGTTCGGCAGCGAAGAAGTTGAAATCGAGGCCACCCTGGCCGCGACGTCGGTCGACGGTGACGAGCTGGATGCGTTGGTGGCGCGTATTTCCACCTCCAGCCTGGTGGTGCAGGCGTTCTGGAGCCCAAGTACCACCGACTGA
- a CDS encoding transporter substrate-binding domain-containing protein, translated as MTAIAFKRFATILWLSLLPMVAMALDEPNVLRLLGHSRITPPTVTLQEADWSWLRERRTLLMGVSAPDYAPFDLTNNREELEGITADFAALISQALNIPIEVRCYETRDEVIEALKRGDVDFLGSANGYEAADPQLVLSRSYANDQPTLVTRTSDSQALTEDLAGKRVAMLYHYLQPEVVRAFYPHAQVELFSSAFEAMGAVAFGRADVYLGDAISTNYLIHRNQLNVVRMADFSTLEVNPFAFAFTQRNTRLPPIINAALEAIPAGEQMEILRRWSGGNLGIVGAGRLHLSASEQRWLLKHPRVKVAVLDKLLPLSVIDDQGQFEGLSAEVLARISLRTGLKFDVVRGNSIPRQIDQVNVGAADMMAVVTPSVERAEKVRFTRPYLTNALVLITRGDQHSPVTLEDMIGKRLAMISGNGLRDTISRDFPGIVFIDVESAEQAMAMVANGEAEGTVNALISARYMIARYYRDRLRITSTVGSEPARITFGVNRSQLELYSILDKALLSITPQEMDEMISQWRSEVIIEDSYWLRHRNMIIQGFGLAALLLIITLSWAIYLRSLIRKRVQAERALSDQMRFMSVLIDGTPHPIYVRDRQGRLMACNNAYLDVFGYKLEDVIGKTVVETDADNLPQAQSFHQDYLRLMAEGEPQIHDRILKLPNGDALTIYQWMLPYRDGDEKVVGMIAGWVDVSERQQLLGQLQEAKDEADAANRAKTTFLATMSHEIRTPMNAVIGMIELALKNAERGVADRDALEVASEASRGMLELIGDILDIARIESGHLSLALEPANLHELLTSVARVFEGLARAKGLALQVELDPLIDRVVLIDPLRFKQVVSNLLSNAIKFTHEGEVRLGAHAVIEGEHLELKFWVQDTGIGISAHDQLRLFSPFIQGSNGEQSARSGSGLGLVISRNLCEMMGGRLHLSSVLGQGSRVDVTLALVMTAVLAQEGASANPPAEPPDALSILVVDDYPANRLLLARQLSFLGHRITTAEDGIQGLEQWRAGQFDGVITDCNMPFKNGYQLAQDIRVLERERGLAPCLLLGFTANAQPEEAERCRQAGMDGCLFKPTGLDDLRVALASRSTYALSPEAAAFDLSTLIALTGEDHHALTELLTPLLDSLEADRALLPTLQRKADFARLHDLAHRAKGGARMVKAQVLIARCEALEAACESQDRNALGVAIDEVAQAMIALHEGLSLHCNQP; from the coding sequence ATGACCGCCATCGCGTTCAAGCGGTTCGCCACGATCCTCTGGTTGAGCCTGTTGCCCATGGTCGCGATGGCGCTTGATGAGCCCAATGTCTTGCGGCTATTGGGCCACTCCCGTATCACCCCTCCGACCGTCACGCTGCAAGAGGCTGACTGGAGCTGGTTGCGCGAACGGCGCACATTGCTGATGGGGGTGTCCGCTCCTGATTACGCCCCGTTTGACCTGACCAATAACCGTGAAGAACTCGAAGGCATCACCGCCGACTTTGCAGCGCTGATCAGCCAGGCCCTGAATATTCCCATTGAGGTCCGGTGTTACGAAACTCGAGATGAAGTGATTGAAGCCCTCAAGCGGGGTGATGTGGACTTCCTCGGCTCGGCCAATGGCTATGAAGCGGCCGACCCGCAACTGGTCCTGTCCCGTTCCTACGCCAATGACCAACCCACTCTGGTGACCCGCACCAGCGATAGCCAGGCGCTGACCGAGGACTTGGCGGGCAAGCGCGTGGCGATGCTCTATCACTATCTGCAACCTGAAGTGGTGCGGGCGTTTTACCCCCATGCCCAGGTAGAGTTGTTTTCTTCGGCCTTCGAGGCCATGGGCGCAGTGGCGTTCGGCCGCGCCGATGTGTATCTGGGCGATGCTATCAGCACCAATTACCTGATCCACCGAAACCAGCTCAATGTTGTACGCATGGCGGATTTTTCAACCCTTGAAGTCAACCCGTTTGCCTTTGCGTTCACCCAGCGGAATACGCGGTTGCCGCCGATCATCAATGCTGCGCTGGAGGCAATTCCCGCCGGTGAGCAGATGGAAATATTGCGCCGCTGGAGCGGCGGCAACCTCGGGATTGTCGGGGCCGGTCGTTTGCACCTGAGTGCCAGCGAACAACGTTGGCTCCTCAAGCATCCACGGGTCAAGGTCGCGGTACTCGACAAACTGCTGCCGCTGTCGGTCATCGACGACCAGGGGCAGTTCGAGGGACTGAGTGCCGAGGTGCTGGCGCGCATCAGCCTGCGCACCGGTTTGAAGTTCGACGTGGTGCGGGGCAACTCGATACCGCGTCAGATCGACCAGGTCAACGTGGGCGCGGCGGATATGATGGCGGTCGTGACCCCCAGTGTTGAACGCGCCGAAAAGGTGCGGTTTACCCGTCCCTACCTGACCAACGCCTTGGTGCTGATCACCCGAGGTGATCAACACAGCCCGGTCACCTTGGAAGATATGATAGGTAAACGCCTGGCGATGATCAGCGGCAATGGGCTGCGCGATACGATCTCACGGGACTTTCCCGGCATCGTGTTTATCGATGTCGAGAGCGCGGAGCAGGCGATGGCGATGGTGGCGAATGGCGAAGCGGAGGGGACGGTCAACGCCCTGATCAGTGCGCGCTATATGATCGCCCGGTATTACCGCGACCGGCTGCGAATCACCAGTACGGTCGGCTCCGAGCCTGCGCGAATCACGTTCGGGGTCAACCGCAGTCAGTTGGAGCTTTATTCGATCCTCGACAAAGCGCTGCTGAGCATCACCCCGCAGGAAATGGATGAGATGATCTCTCAATGGCGCAGCGAGGTGATCATCGAAGACAGTTATTGGCTCAGGCACCGCAACATGATCATCCAGGGGTTCGGGCTGGCCGCGTTACTGCTGATCATCACATTGAGCTGGGCCATCTACCTGCGCAGCCTGATTCGCAAGCGCGTCCAGGCCGAACGGGCCTTGAGCGACCAGATGCGCTTCATGAGCGTGTTGATCGACGGCACGCCGCACCCAATTTATGTGCGTGACCGGCAGGGGCGATTGATGGCCTGCAATAACGCTTACCTGGACGTATTCGGTTATAAGCTCGAAGACGTGATTGGTAAAACCGTGGTCGAAACCGACGCCGACAACCTGCCCCAGGCTCAGTCGTTTCATCAGGATTACCTGCGCCTGATGGCAGAAGGCGAGCCGCAGATTCATGATCGAATACTCAAATTGCCCAACGGCGATGCCCTGACCATCTACCAGTGGATGCTGCCCTATCGCGACGGTGACGAGAAAGTGGTGGGCATGATTGCCGGTTGGGTGGACGTCAGCGAGCGCCAACAGTTGTTGGGTCAGCTGCAAGAAGCCAAGGACGAGGCTGACGCCGCCAACCGGGCCAAGACCACCTTCCTGGCGACCATGAGTCACGAGATCCGTACGCCGATGAACGCGGTGATCGGCATGATCGAGCTGGCCCTGAAGAATGCCGAGCGGGGCGTGGCCGACCGGGATGCCCTGGAAGTGGCGTCGGAGGCTTCGCGTGGCATGCTGGAGTTGATCGGCGATATTCTCGACATCGCACGGATCGAGTCCGGTCATCTGTCGTTGGCCCTGGAACCGGCCAATCTGCACGAGTTACTGACCTCGGTGGCGCGGGTGTTCGAAGGTCTGGCGCGGGCCAAGGGGCTGGCGCTGCAGGTTGAACTTGATCCGTTGATCGACCGCGTGGTCCTGATTGACCCACTGCGTTTCAAGCAGGTGGTGTCGAATTTGTTGAGCAATGCCATAAAGTTTACCCACGAGGGCGAGGTCAGGCTCGGTGCTCATGCGGTGATCGAAGGGGAGCATCTGGAGCTGAAATTCTGGGTGCAAGACACCGGAATTGGCATCAGCGCCCACGACCAGCTGCGCCTGTTCAGCCCCTTTATCCAGGGCAGCAATGGCGAACAGTCGGCACGTAGCGGCTCCGGCCTGGGGTTGGTGATCAGCCGCAACCTGTGCGAAATGATGGGGGGGCGACTGCACTTGAGCAGTGTGCTGGGGCAGGGCTCGCGGGTAGATGTAACGTTGGCCTTGGTCATGACCGCTGTATTGGCGCAGGAGGGGGCGTCGGCAAACCCTCCGGCAGAGCCGCCCGATGCCCTGAGTATCCTGGTGGTGGACGACTACCCGGCCAACCGCTTGCTGCTGGCTCGGCAGTTGAGTTTCCTGGGCCACCGTATCACCACGGCCGAGGACGGGATTCAGGGGCTCGAGCAATGGCGTGCCGGGCAGTTCGATGGCGTCATCACCGATTGCAACATGCCGTTCAAGAATGGCTACCAGTTGGCACAGGACATCCGCGTATTGGAGCGTGAACGAGGCCTGGCGCCGTGCCTGCTGCTGGGGTTTACCGCCAACGCACAACCCGAAGAGGCCGAGCGCTGTCGGCAAGCCGGTATGGATGGGTGCCTGTTCAAACCCACCGGGCTTGACGATTTGCGCGTGGCGCTGGCGTCGCGCTCCACTTACGCCCTGAGCCCAGAGGCGGCAGCGTTTGATTTGAGCACCTTGATCGCGTTGACAGGCGAGGACCATCA
- the mgtA gene encoding magnesium-translocating P-type ATPase — MNLTLLKEFFAGFLRTRHIARHFRRLTMLETVTDASVSREVPPSLAQTLVAAANGSAVQLLGMLGSHAEGLNAQEADALRGQYGLNEVEHEQPLPWWVHVWHCYKNPFNLLLTLLAVISWLTDDMKAALVIFSMVVLSTLLRFWQEAKSNKAADALKAMVSNTATVMRRDAAKRLELPIKQLVPGDLIVLSAGDMIPADCRVLSAKDLFVSQAAMTGESMPVEKFVQQQDAQVRNPLDLENILFMGTNVVSGAATAVILATGNHTYFGALAQRVTATDRATTSFQQGVNKVSWLLIRFMFVMAPLVLFINGFTKGDWTEALLFALSIAVGLTPEMLPMIVTSTLAKGAVFLSRKKVIVKRLDAIQNFGAMDVLCTDKTGTLTQDRIFLARHVDVWGQESEDVLEMAYLNSYYQTGLKNLLDVAVLEHVEIHRDLKVGTAFQKVDEIPFDFNRRRMSVVVAEQDQPHLLICKGAVEEILAVCSTVRHGEVNEALTDELLARIRQVTAAFNDEGLRVVAVAAQPMAPGRDTYSLADENNLTLIGYVAFLDPPKESTAPALKALKAHGVAVKVLTGDNERVTAKICREVGLEQQGLLMGNDIEDMTDAELAQAVETTNVFAKLTPSHKERIVRLLKANGHVVGFMGDGINDAPALRTADIGISVDSAVDIAKEAADIILLEKSLMILEEGVLEGRRTFANMLKYIKMTASSNFGNVFSVLVASAFIPFLPMLPMHLLVQNLLYDISQIAIPFDNVDEEMLAKPQRWQPGDVGRFMLFFGPISSIFDITTFALMWYVFDANTPDHQTLFQSGWFVVGLLTQTLIVHMIRTPKIPFLQSRAAMPLMVMTGVIMAVGIFLPMGPLAHYFKLQALPSLYFVFLPVILLAYMALTQAVKGYYIRKFGWQ, encoded by the coding sequence ATGAACCTCACGCTGCTCAAAGAGTTCTTCGCCGGTTTTCTGCGGACCCGGCATATCGCCCGGCATTTTCGGCGCCTGACGATGCTGGAGACCGTGACCGACGCCAGTGTCAGCCGCGAAGTACCGCCTAGCCTTGCGCAAACCCTGGTGGCCGCAGCCAACGGCAGTGCCGTGCAGTTGCTGGGCATGCTGGGCAGCCACGCCGAGGGTTTGAACGCCCAAGAGGCCGACGCGTTGCGCGGGCAATACGGGCTCAATGAAGTCGAGCACGAGCAGCCGCTGCCTTGGTGGGTGCACGTGTGGCACTGCTATAAAAACCCGTTCAACCTGCTGCTGACGTTGCTGGCGGTGATCTCCTGGCTGACCGACGACATGAAGGCCGCTTTGGTGATTTTCTCCATGGTGGTGCTGTCGACCCTGTTGCGTTTCTGGCAGGAGGCCAAGTCGAACAAGGCTGCCGACGCCTTGAAGGCCATGGTCAGCAACACGGCCACAGTGATGCGCCGGGATGCGGCCAAGCGCCTCGAACTGCCGATCAAGCAACTGGTACCGGGCGATCTGATCGTGTTGTCGGCCGGCGACATGATTCCTGCTGATTGCCGCGTACTCAGTGCCAAGGACCTGTTTGTCAGTCAGGCGGCGATGACCGGTGAATCGATGCCGGTGGAGAAGTTCGTCCAGCAACAGGATGCCCAGGTTCGCAACCCGCTGGACTTGGAAAACATCCTGTTCATGGGCACCAACGTGGTGTCCGGCGCCGCCACGGCGGTGATTCTCGCCACGGGCAATCACACTTACTTCGGCGCCCTGGCGCAACGCGTCACAGCGACCGACCGTGCCACCACCTCGTTCCAGCAGGGGGTCAACAAGGTCAGCTGGCTGCTGATCCGTTTCATGTTCGTGATGGCCCCGCTGGTGTTGTTCATCAACGGGTTCACCAAGGGTGACTGGACCGAAGCCTTGCTGTTCGCATTGTCGATTGCCGTGGGCCTTACCCCGGAAATGCTGCCGATGATCGTCACCTCGACGTTGGCCAAGGGCGCGGTGTTCCTGTCGCGCAAGAAGGTCATCGTCAAGCGCCTCGACGCGATCCAGAATTTCGGCGCCATGGATGTGTTGTGCACCGACAAGACCGGCACGCTGACCCAGGACAGGATTTTCCTGGCGCGACATGTGGATGTGTGGGGCCAGGAATCCGAGGATGTACTGGAAATGGCCTACCTCAACAGCTACTACCAGACCGGCCTGAAAAACCTGCTGGATGTGGCCGTGCTTGAGCACGTCGAAATCCATCGTGACTTAAAGGTCGGTACCGCGTTCCAGAAGGTCGATGAGATTCCATTCGACTTCAATCGGCGTCGCATGTCGGTAGTGGTGGCGGAGCAGGACCAGCCGCATCTGCTGATCTGCAAAGGCGCGGTGGAGGAGATTTTGGCGGTGTGCAGCACCGTGCGCCACGGCGAGGTCAACGAGGCGTTGACGGACGAGCTGTTGGCACGCATTCGCCAGGTGACCGCAGCGTTCAATGATGAGGGCCTGCGCGTGGTGGCCGTGGCCGCGCAACCGATGGCGCCAGGTCGCGACACCTACAGCCTGGCGGATGAAAACAACCTGACGCTGATCGGCTATGTGGCCTTCCTCGACCCACCCAAGGAAAGCACCGCGCCTGCGCTCAAGGCCCTGAAGGCCCATGGCGTAGCGGTCAAAGTGCTGACGGGCGACAACGAACGGGTCACCGCAAAAATCTGCCGTGAAGTCGGCCTGGAGCAGCAAGGGCTGCTGATGGGCAACGACATCGAGGACATGACCGACGCCGAGCTCGCCCAGGCCGTGGAAACCACCAATGTGTTCGCCAAGCTCACGCCCAGCCACAAGGAGCGCATCGTGCGCCTGCTCAAGGCCAATGGGCATGTGGTCGGGTTCATGGGGGACGGCATCAACGATGCACCGGCACTGCGTACGGCGGATATCGGCATTTCGGTGGACAGCGCAGTAGACATCGCCAAGGAAGCCGCTGACATCATCCTGCTGGAAAAGAGCCTGATGATCCTGGAGGAGGGCGTGCTGGAAGGCCGCCGCACCTTCGCCAACATGCTCAAGTACATCAAGATGACCGCCAGCTCCAACTTCGGCAACGTGTTCTCGGTGCTGGTGGCGAGCGCGTTTATCCCGTTTCTGCCAATGCTGCCGATGCACCTGCTGGTGCAGAACCTGCTGTATGACATCTCGCAGATCGCGATTCCGTTCGACAACGTCGACGAGGAGATGCTCGCCAAGCCGCAACGCTGGCAGCCGGGAGATGTAGGCCGCTTCATGCTGTTCTTCGGGCCGATCAGCTCGATCTTTGACATCACGACGTTCGCACTCATGTGGTACGTGTTCGATGCCAACACCCCGGACCACCAGACCCTGTTCCAGTCGGGCTGGTTCGTGGTGGGGCTGCTCACCCAGACGTTGATCGTGCACATGATCCGCACCCCGAAAATCCCGTTCCTGCAAAGCCGTGCGGCGATGCCGTTGATGGTGATGACGGGCGTGATCATGGCGGTCGGGATCTTCCTGCCGATGGGGCCACTGGCGCATTACTTCAAATTGCAGGCGCTGCCGTCGCTGTACTTCGTATTCCTGCCCGTGATCTTGCTGGCGTACATGGCGCTGACCCAGGCGGTGAAGGGCTACTACATTCGCAAGTTTGGCTGGCAGTAG
- a CDS encoding response regulator transcription factor produces the protein MSKALIVDDHPFIRATVKHLLKLEGFDDIYQAGDGADAMQLAREQRPELIILDLAMPKLGGLEVICRIKSLGLPCRILVLTSYLAVFFSTRCMRAGAMGFVAKTGELDELQKAIRAIQSGYSCFPSLPTSSVRRDDLQETERQMIECLSDRELTVLQKLALGLGNKEIAEDMLLSHKTISTYKTRLKEKLRMSSVVHLSKFAQRNHLI, from the coding sequence ATGAGCAAGGCATTAATCGTGGATGACCATCCGTTTATACGTGCGACGGTCAAGCATTTGCTGAAGTTGGAAGGATTCGATGACATTTATCAGGCGGGTGACGGTGCAGATGCAATGCAATTGGCGCGGGAGCAACGTCCCGAACTGATCATCCTCGACCTGGCGATGCCCAAGCTGGGTGGGTTGGAAGTTATCTGTCGGATCAAGTCCCTGGGCCTGCCGTGCAGGATCCTGGTGCTGACCTCTTACCTGGCCGTATTCTTTTCCACCCGTTGCATGCGGGCCGGAGCCATGGGGTTCGTGGCCAAGACCGGCGAGCTGGACGAACTGCAAAAGGCCATTAGAGCGATCCAGTCCGGCTACAGCTGTTTCCCCAGCCTGCCGACCAGCTCGGTACGCCGTGACGATCTGCAAGAAACAGAACGGCAGATGATCGAATGCTTGTCGGACCGTGAACTGACTGTGTTGCAGAAACTGGCCCTGGGGCTGGGCAACAAGGAAATTGCCGAAGACATGCTGTTGAGCCACAAGACGATCAGCACCTACAAGACTCGCCTCAAGGAGAAATTACGTATGTCCTCAGTGGTGCATCTGTCCAAATTTGCCCAGCGCAATCATCTGATCTGA